A region of Arabidopsis thaliana chromosome 5, partial sequence DNA encodes the following proteins:
- the GLR2.5 gene encoding glutamate receptor 2.5, which yields MSLFHHLVSRFLSLWLLIFLVFLVLSLGKSQKEALQVKVGIVLGSNVTLADLSLRAINMSLSEFYNTHNGFKTRIVLNVRDSKQTVVGAAASALYLIKKREVVAIIGPGTSMQAPFLINLGNQSKVPIISFSATSPLLDSLRSPYFIRATHDDSSQVQAISAIIESFRWREVVPIYVDNEFGEGILPNLVDAFQEINVRIRYRSAISLHYSDDQIKKELYKLMTMPTRVFIVHMLPDLGSRLFSIAKEIDMLSKGYVWIVTNGIADLMSIMGESSLVNMHGVLGVKTYFAKSKELLHLEARWQKRFGGEELNNFACWAYDAATALAMSVEEIRHVNMSFNTTKEDTSRDDIGTDLDELGVALSGPKLLDALSTVSFKGVAGRFQLKNGKLEATTFKIINIEESGERTVGFWKSKVGLVKSLRVDKVSHSSRRLRPIIWPGDTIFVPKGWEFPTNAKKLRIAVPKKDGFNNFVEVTKDENTNVPTVTGFCIDVFNTVMSQMPYAVSYEYIPFDTPDGKPRGSYDEMVYNVFLGEFDGAVGDTTILANRSHYVDFALPYSETGIVFLVPVKDGKEKGEWVFLKPLTKELWLVTAASFLYIGIMVWIFEYQADEEFREQMIIDKISSVFYFSFSTLFFAHRRPSESFFTRVLVVVWCFVLLILTQSYTATLTSMLTVQELRPTVRHMDDLRKSGVNIGYQTGSFTFERLKQMRFDESRLKTYNSPEEMRELFLHKSSNGGIDAAFDEVAYIKLFMAKYCSEYSIIEPTFKADGFGFVSGADCFLFRLLMVAAEERYTACSQNHF from the exons ATGTCTCTTTTCCATCATCTCGTGTCTCGTTTTCTTTCATTATGGCTTTTAATTTTCCTCGTCTTCTTAGTATTATCACTCGGGAAATCTCAAAAGGAAGCTTTACAAGTTAAAGTGGGGATTGTTCTTGGCAGTAATGTGACATTAGCAGATTTGAGCTTGCGAGCTATCAATATGTCTCTGTCGGAATTTTATAATACTCATAATGGCTTCAAGACAAGGATTGTCCTCAACGTCCGAGACTCCAAACAAACTGTTGTTGGTGCTGCCGCTTCAG CTTTATACTTGATAAAGAAGAGGGAAGTGGTGGCCATTATTGGACCAGGGACTTCAATGCAAGCTCCATTTTTAATCAACCTTGGAAACCAATCTAAAGTTCCAATCATTTCATTCTCTGCAACAAGCCCTCTTCTTGATTCCCTCCGTAGTCCATATTTCATCAGAGCCACTCACGACGATTCGTCTCAAGTCCAAGCCATTAGCGCCATCATAGAGTCATTTAGATGGAGAGAAGTTGTGCCTATATATGTAGACAATGAGTTCGGAGAAGGTATTCTTCCTAACTTAGTTGATGCTTTTCAAGAGATTAATGTTCGTATCCGATACCGAAGTGCCATCTCATTACATTACTCTGatgatcaaatcaagaaagagCTTTACAAACTAATGACCATGCCTACTAGGGTTTTTATCGTGCACATGCTGCCTGATCTCGGGTCAAGACTCTTTTCGATAGCAAAAGAGATTGATATGCTGAGCAAAGGATATGTATGGATAGTCACAAATGGTATAGCTGATCTCATGAGTATAATGGGGGAATCAAGCTTGGTGAATATGCATGGTGTCTTGGGCGTCAAGACATATTTTGCAAAATCCAAAGAGCTACTACATCTTGAAGCTCGTTGGCAAAAAAGATTCGGAGGAGAAGAGCTGAACAACTTTGCATGTTGGGCTTATGATGCTGCCACAGCACTTGCAATGTCAGTTGAGGAAATTAGGCACGTAAACATGAGTTTCAACACGACCAAAGAAGACACTTCAAGAGATGATATTGGGACTGATCTTGATGAACTCGGCGTTGCTCTATCTGGTCCCAAGCTTCTTGATGCCTTGTCAACAGTCAGTTTCAAAGGTGTTGCCGGGAGATTTCAGCTAAAAAACGGAAAGCTAGAGGCGACGACTTTCAAGATTATCAATATAGAGGAAAGCGGTGAAAGAACGGTTGGATTTTGGAAATCAAAAGTAGGATTAGTAAAGAGCTTAAGAGTAGATAAAGTGTCTCACAGCTCCCGTCGCCTTAGACCGATAATATGGCCTGGTGACACTATTTTTGTGCCTAAAGGTTGGGAATTCCCAACAAACGCAAAGAAGCTGCGAATAGCAGTTCCAAAGAAGGATGGTTTCAACAATTTTGTTGAGGTAACCAAGGATGAAAATACTAATGTTCCAACGGTCACCGGGTTTTGCATAGATGTTTTCAACACGGTAATGAGCCAAATGCCATATGCTGTCTCCTATGAGTACATCCCCTTTGATACGCCTGATGGAAAACCTCGTGGAAGTTACGATGAAATGGTTTATAATGTGTTTCTTGGG GAGTTTGATGGAGCTGTAGGTGATACAACAATTTTGGCTAATCGGTCGCATTATGTTGATTTCGCGTTGCCATACTCGGAGACCGGAATTGTATTCCTTGTACCAGTCAAGGAtgggaaagaaaaaggagaatgGGTCTTCTTAAAGCCTTTAACAAAGGAGCTATGGTTGGTCACTGCTGCTTCTTTTCTCTACATTGGAATCatggtttggatttttgaGTACCAAGCAGATGAGGAGTTCAGGGAACAGAtgataattgataaaataTCTAGTGTGTTCTACTTCTCGTTTTCGACTCTCTTTTTCGCACACA GGAGGCCATCAGAGAGCTTTTTTACAAGGGTTCTTGTTGTGGTTTGGTGCTTTGTGTTGCTAATTCTGACTCAGAGCTACACAGCAACACTGACATCGATGCTGACAGTTCAAGAGCTTCGACCAACAGTGAGACACATGGATGATTTGAGGAAGAGCGGAGTGAACATTGGATATCAAACTGGTTCGTTTACATTCGAAAGGCTGAAACAAATGCGTTTCGATGAATCGAGGTTAAAGACATATAATTCTCCTGAAGAGATGCGTGAACTTTTTCTTCACAAGAGCAGCAATGGCGGGATTGATGCTGCGTTCGATGAGGTCGCTTATATCAAGCTTTTCATGGCTAAGTATTGCTCAGAGTATTCCATCATCGAGCCTACCTTTAAGGCTGATGGCTTTGGCTTTGTAAGTGGAGCTGATTGCTTTTTATTTAGACTTTTAATGGTGGCAGCAGAAGAGAGGTACACCGCTTGTAGTCAAAACCACTTTTAG
- the GLR2.5 gene encoding glutamate receptor 2.5, with the protein MSLFHHLVSRFLSLWLLIFLVFLVLSLGKSQKEALQVKVGIVLGSNVTLADLSLRAINMSLSEFYNTHNGFKTRIVLNVRDSKQTVVGAAASALYLIKKREVVAIIGPGTSMQAPFLINLGNQSKVPIISFSATSPLLDSLRSPYFIRATHDDSSQVQAISAIIESFRWREVVPIYVDNEFGEGILPNLVDAFQEINVRIRYRSAISLHYSDDQIKKELYKLMTMPTRVFIVHMLPDLGSRLFSIAKEIDMLSKGYVWIVTNGIADLMSIMGESSLVNMHGVLGVKTYFAKSKELLHLEARWQKRFGGEELNNFACWAYDAATALAMSVEEIRHVNMSFNTTKEDTSRDDIGTDLDELGVALSGPKLLDALSTVSFKGVAGRFQLKNGKLEATTFKIINIEESGERTVGFWKSKVGLVKSLRVDKVSHSSRRLRPIIWPGDTIFVPKGWEFPTNAKKLRIAVPKKDGFNNFVEVTKDENTNVPTVTGFCIDVFNTVMSQMPYAVSYEYIPFDTPDGKPRGSYDEMVYNVFLGEFDGAVGDTTILANRSHYVDFALPYSETGIVFLVPVKDGKEKGEWVFLKPLTKELWLVTAASFLYIGIMVWIFEYQADEEFREQMIIDKISSVFYFSFSTLFFAHRRPSESFFTRVLVVVWCFVLLILTQSYTATLTSMLTVQELRPTVRHMDDLRKSGVNIGYQTGSFTFERLKQMRFDESRLKTYNSPEEMRELFLHKSSNGGIDAAFDEVAYIKLFMAKYCSEYSIIEPTFKADGFGFVSGADCFLFRLLMVAAEERHFH; encoded by the exons ATGTCTCTTTTCCATCATCTCGTGTCTCGTTTTCTTTCATTATGGCTTTTAATTTTCCTCGTCTTCTTAGTATTATCACTCGGGAAATCTCAAAAGGAAGCTTTACAAGTTAAAGTGGGGATTGTTCTTGGCAGTAATGTGACATTAGCAGATTTGAGCTTGCGAGCTATCAATATGTCTCTGTCGGAATTTTATAATACTCATAATGGCTTCAAGACAAGGATTGTCCTCAACGTCCGAGACTCCAAACAAACTGTTGTTGGTGCTGCCGCTTCAG CTTTATACTTGATAAAGAAGAGGGAAGTGGTGGCCATTATTGGACCAGGGACTTCAATGCAAGCTCCATTTTTAATCAACCTTGGAAACCAATCTAAAGTTCCAATCATTTCATTCTCTGCAACAAGCCCTCTTCTTGATTCCCTCCGTAGTCCATATTTCATCAGAGCCACTCACGACGATTCGTCTCAAGTCCAAGCCATTAGCGCCATCATAGAGTCATTTAGATGGAGAGAAGTTGTGCCTATATATGTAGACAATGAGTTCGGAGAAGGTATTCTTCCTAACTTAGTTGATGCTTTTCAAGAGATTAATGTTCGTATCCGATACCGAAGTGCCATCTCATTACATTACTCTGatgatcaaatcaagaaagagCTTTACAAACTAATGACCATGCCTACTAGGGTTTTTATCGTGCACATGCTGCCTGATCTCGGGTCAAGACTCTTTTCGATAGCAAAAGAGATTGATATGCTGAGCAAAGGATATGTATGGATAGTCACAAATGGTATAGCTGATCTCATGAGTATAATGGGGGAATCAAGCTTGGTGAATATGCATGGTGTCTTGGGCGTCAAGACATATTTTGCAAAATCCAAAGAGCTACTACATCTTGAAGCTCGTTGGCAAAAAAGATTCGGAGGAGAAGAGCTGAACAACTTTGCATGTTGGGCTTATGATGCTGCCACAGCACTTGCAATGTCAGTTGAGGAAATTAGGCACGTAAACATGAGTTTCAACACGACCAAAGAAGACACTTCAAGAGATGATATTGGGACTGATCTTGATGAACTCGGCGTTGCTCTATCTGGTCCCAAGCTTCTTGATGCCTTGTCAACAGTCAGTTTCAAAGGTGTTGCCGGGAGATTTCAGCTAAAAAACGGAAAGCTAGAGGCGACGACTTTCAAGATTATCAATATAGAGGAAAGCGGTGAAAGAACGGTTGGATTTTGGAAATCAAAAGTAGGATTAGTAAAGAGCTTAAGAGTAGATAAAGTGTCTCACAGCTCCCGTCGCCTTAGACCGATAATATGGCCTGGTGACACTATTTTTGTGCCTAAAGGTTGGGAATTCCCAACAAACGCAAAGAAGCTGCGAATAGCAGTTCCAAAGAAGGATGGTTTCAACAATTTTGTTGAGGTAACCAAGGATGAAAATACTAATGTTCCAACGGTCACCGGGTTTTGCATAGATGTTTTCAACACGGTAATGAGCCAAATGCCATATGCTGTCTCCTATGAGTACATCCCCTTTGATACGCCTGATGGAAAACCTCGTGGAAGTTACGATGAAATGGTTTATAATGTGTTTCTTGGG GAGTTTGATGGAGCTGTAGGTGATACAACAATTTTGGCTAATCGGTCGCATTATGTTGATTTCGCGTTGCCATACTCGGAGACCGGAATTGTATTCCTTGTACCAGTCAAGGAtgggaaagaaaaaggagaatgGGTCTTCTTAAAGCCTTTAACAAAGGAGCTATGGTTGGTCACTGCTGCTTCTTTTCTCTACATTGGAATCatggtttggatttttgaGTACCAAGCAGATGAGGAGTTCAGGGAACAGAtgataattgataaaataTCTAGTGTGTTCTACTTCTCGTTTTCGACTCTCTTTTTCGCACACA GGAGGCCATCAGAGAGCTTTTTTACAAGGGTTCTTGTTGTGGTTTGGTGCTTTGTGTTGCTAATTCTGACTCAGAGCTACACAGCAACACTGACATCGATGCTGACAGTTCAAGAGCTTCGACCAACAGTGAGACACATGGATGATTTGAGGAAGAGCGGAGTGAACATTGGATATCAAACTGGTTCGTTTACATTCGAAAGGCTGAAACAAATGCGTTTCGATGAATCGAGGTTAAAGACATATAATTCTCCTGAAGAGATGCGTGAACTTTTTCTTCACAAGAGCAGCAATGGCGGGATTGATGCTGCGTTCGATGAGGTCGCTTATATCAAGCTTTTCATGGCTAAGTATTGCTCAGAGTATTCCATCATCGAGCCTACCTTTAAGGCTGATGGCTTTGGCTTTGTAAGTGGAGCTGATTGCTTTTTATTTAGACTTTTAATGGTGGCAGCAGAAGAGAG GCATTTCCACTAG
- the GLR2.5 gene encoding glutamate receptor 2.5, with the protein MASRQGLSSTSETPNKLLLVLPLQKREVVAIIGPGTSMQAPFLINLGNQSKVPIISFSATSPLLDSLRSPYFIRATHDDSSQVQAISAIIESFRWREVVPIYVDNEFGEGILPNLVDAFQEINVRIRYRSAISLHYSDDQIKKELYKLMTMPTRVFIVHMLPDLGSRLFSIAKEIDMLSKGYVWIVTNGIADLMSIMGESSLVNMHGVLGVKTYFAKSKELLHLEARWQKRFGGEELNNFACWAYDAATALAMSVEEIRHVNMSFNTTKEDTSRDDIGTDLDELGVALSGPKLLDALSTVSFKGVAGRFQLKNGKLEATTFKIINIEESGERTVGFWKSKVGLVKSLRVDKVSHSSRRLRPIIWPGDTIFVPKGWEFPTNAKKLRIAVPKKDGFNNFVEVTKDENTNVPTVTGFCIDVFNTVMSQMPYAVSYEYIPFDTPDGKPRGSYDEMVYNVFLGEFDGAVGDTTILANRSHYVDFALPYSETGIVFLVPVKDGKEKGEWVFLKPLTKELWLVTAASFLYIGIMVWIFEYQADEEFREQMIIDKISSVFYFSFSTLFFAHRRPSESFFTRVLVVVWCFVLLILTQSYTATLTSMLTVQELRPTVRHMDDLRKSGVNIGYQTGSFTFERLKQMRFDESRLKTYNSPEEMRELFLHKSSNGGIDAAFDEVAYIKLFMAKYCSEYSIIEPTFKADGFGFVSGADCFLFRLLMVAAEERYTACSQNHF; encoded by the exons ATGGCTTCAAGACAAGGATTGTCCTCAACGTCCGAGACTCCAAACAAACTGTTGTTGGTGCTGCCGCTTCAG AAGAGGGAAGTGGTGGCCATTATTGGACCAGGGACTTCAATGCAAGCTCCATTTTTAATCAACCTTGGAAACCAATCTAAAGTTCCAATCATTTCATTCTCTGCAACAAGCCCTCTTCTTGATTCCCTCCGTAGTCCATATTTCATCAGAGCCACTCACGACGATTCGTCTCAAGTCCAAGCCATTAGCGCCATCATAGAGTCATTTAGATGGAGAGAAGTTGTGCCTATATATGTAGACAATGAGTTCGGAGAAGGTATTCTTCCTAACTTAGTTGATGCTTTTCAAGAGATTAATGTTCGTATCCGATACCGAAGTGCCATCTCATTACATTACTCTGatgatcaaatcaagaaagagCTTTACAAACTAATGACCATGCCTACTAGGGTTTTTATCGTGCACATGCTGCCTGATCTCGGGTCAAGACTCTTTTCGATAGCAAAAGAGATTGATATGCTGAGCAAAGGATATGTATGGATAGTCACAAATGGTATAGCTGATCTCATGAGTATAATGGGGGAATCAAGCTTGGTGAATATGCATGGTGTCTTGGGCGTCAAGACATATTTTGCAAAATCCAAAGAGCTACTACATCTTGAAGCTCGTTGGCAAAAAAGATTCGGAGGAGAAGAGCTGAACAACTTTGCATGTTGGGCTTATGATGCTGCCACAGCACTTGCAATGTCAGTTGAGGAAATTAGGCACGTAAACATGAGTTTCAACACGACCAAAGAAGACACTTCAAGAGATGATATTGGGACTGATCTTGATGAACTCGGCGTTGCTCTATCTGGTCCCAAGCTTCTTGATGCCTTGTCAACAGTCAGTTTCAAAGGTGTTGCCGGGAGATTTCAGCTAAAAAACGGAAAGCTAGAGGCGACGACTTTCAAGATTATCAATATAGAGGAAAGCGGTGAAAGAACGGTTGGATTTTGGAAATCAAAAGTAGGATTAGTAAAGAGCTTAAGAGTAGATAAAGTGTCTCACAGCTCCCGTCGCCTTAGACCGATAATATGGCCTGGTGACACTATTTTTGTGCCTAAAGGTTGGGAATTCCCAACAAACGCAAAGAAGCTGCGAATAGCAGTTCCAAAGAAGGATGGTTTCAACAATTTTGTTGAGGTAACCAAGGATGAAAATACTAATGTTCCAACGGTCACCGGGTTTTGCATAGATGTTTTCAACACGGTAATGAGCCAAATGCCATATGCTGTCTCCTATGAGTACATCCCCTTTGATACGCCTGATGGAAAACCTCGTGGAAGTTACGATGAAATGGTTTATAATGTGTTTCTTGGG GAGTTTGATGGAGCTGTAGGTGATACAACAATTTTGGCTAATCGGTCGCATTATGTTGATTTCGCGTTGCCATACTCGGAGACCGGAATTGTATTCCTTGTACCAGTCAAGGAtgggaaagaaaaaggagaatgGGTCTTCTTAAAGCCTTTAACAAAGGAGCTATGGTTGGTCACTGCTGCTTCTTTTCTCTACATTGGAATCatggtttggatttttgaGTACCAAGCAGATGAGGAGTTCAGGGAACAGAtgataattgataaaataTCTAGTGTGTTCTACTTCTCGTTTTCGACTCTCTTTTTCGCACACA GGAGGCCATCAGAGAGCTTTTTTACAAGGGTTCTTGTTGTGGTTTGGTGCTTTGTGTTGCTAATTCTGACTCAGAGCTACACAGCAACACTGACATCGATGCTGACAGTTCAAGAGCTTCGACCAACAGTGAGACACATGGATGATTTGAGGAAGAGCGGAGTGAACATTGGATATCAAACTGGTTCGTTTACATTCGAAAGGCTGAAACAAATGCGTTTCGATGAATCGAGGTTAAAGACATATAATTCTCCTGAAGAGATGCGTGAACTTTTTCTTCACAAGAGCAGCAATGGCGGGATTGATGCTGCGTTCGATGAGGTCGCTTATATCAAGCTTTTCATGGCTAAGTATTGCTCAGAGTATTCCATCATCGAGCCTACCTTTAAGGCTGATGGCTTTGGCTTTGTAAGTGGAGCTGATTGCTTTTTATTTAGACTTTTAATGGTGGCAGCAGAAGAGAGGTACACCGCTTGTAGTCAAAACCACTTTTAG
- the GLR2.5 gene encoding glutamate receptor 2.5 → MQTVNNLNSVALYLIKKREVVAIIGPGTSMQAPFLINLGNQSKVPIISFSATSPLLDSLRSPYFIRATHDDSSQVQAISAIIESFRWREVVPIYVDNEFGEGILPNLVDAFQEINVRIRYRSAISLHYSDDQIKKELYKLMTMPTRVFIVHMLPDLGSRLFSIAKEIDMLSKGYVWIVTNGIADLMSIMGESSLVNMHGVLGVKTYFAKSKELLHLEARWQKRFGGEELNNFACWAYDAATALAMSVEEIRHVNMSFNTTKEDTSRDDIGTDLDELGVALSGPKLLDALSTVSFKGVAGRFQLKNGKLEATTFKIINIEESGERTVGFWKSKVGLVKSLRVDKVSHSSRRLRPIIWPGDTIFVPKGWEFPTNAKKLRIAVPKKDGFNNFVEVTKDENTNVPTVTGFCIDVFNTVMSQMPYAVSYEYIPFDTPDGKPRGSYDEMVYNVFLGEFDGAVGDTTILANRSHYVDFALPYSETGIVFLVPVKDGKEKGEWVFLKPLTKELWLVTAASFLYIGIMVWIFEYQADEEFREQMIIDKISSVFYFSFSTLFFAHRRPSESFFTRVLVVVWCFVLLILTQSYTATLTSMLTVQELRPTVRHMDDLRKSGVNIGYQTGSFTFERLKQMRFDESRLKTYNSPEEMRELFLHKSSNGGIDAAFDEVAYIKLFMAKYCSEYSIIEPTFKADGFGFVSGADCFLFRLLMVAAEERHFH, encoded by the exons ATGCAAACGGTAAATAACCTTAACTCTGTAGCTTTATACTTGATAAAGAAGAGGGAAGTGGTGGCCATTATTGGACCAGGGACTTCAATGCAAGCTCCATTTTTAATCAACCTTGGAAACCAATCTAAAGTTCCAATCATTTCATTCTCTGCAACAAGCCCTCTTCTTGATTCCCTCCGTAGTCCATATTTCATCAGAGCCACTCACGACGATTCGTCTCAAGTCCAAGCCATTAGCGCCATCATAGAGTCATTTAGATGGAGAGAAGTTGTGCCTATATATGTAGACAATGAGTTCGGAGAAGGTATTCTTCCTAACTTAGTTGATGCTTTTCAAGAGATTAATGTTCGTATCCGATACCGAAGTGCCATCTCATTACATTACTCTGatgatcaaatcaagaaagagCTTTACAAACTAATGACCATGCCTACTAGGGTTTTTATCGTGCACATGCTGCCTGATCTCGGGTCAAGACTCTTTTCGATAGCAAAAGAGATTGATATGCTGAGCAAAGGATATGTATGGATAGTCACAAATGGTATAGCTGATCTCATGAGTATAATGGGGGAATCAAGCTTGGTGAATATGCATGGTGTCTTGGGCGTCAAGACATATTTTGCAAAATCCAAAGAGCTACTACATCTTGAAGCTCGTTGGCAAAAAAGATTCGGAGGAGAAGAGCTGAACAACTTTGCATGTTGGGCTTATGATGCTGCCACAGCACTTGCAATGTCAGTTGAGGAAATTAGGCACGTAAACATGAGTTTCAACACGACCAAAGAAGACACTTCAAGAGATGATATTGGGACTGATCTTGATGAACTCGGCGTTGCTCTATCTGGTCCCAAGCTTCTTGATGCCTTGTCAACAGTCAGTTTCAAAGGTGTTGCCGGGAGATTTCAGCTAAAAAACGGAAAGCTAGAGGCGACGACTTTCAAGATTATCAATATAGAGGAAAGCGGTGAAAGAACGGTTGGATTTTGGAAATCAAAAGTAGGATTAGTAAAGAGCTTAAGAGTAGATAAAGTGTCTCACAGCTCCCGTCGCCTTAGACCGATAATATGGCCTGGTGACACTATTTTTGTGCCTAAAGGTTGGGAATTCCCAACAAACGCAAAGAAGCTGCGAATAGCAGTTCCAAAGAAGGATGGTTTCAACAATTTTGTTGAGGTAACCAAGGATGAAAATACTAATGTTCCAACGGTCACCGGGTTTTGCATAGATGTTTTCAACACGGTAATGAGCCAAATGCCATATGCTGTCTCCTATGAGTACATCCCCTTTGATACGCCTGATGGAAAACCTCGTGGAAGTTACGATGAAATGGTTTATAATGTGTTTCTTGGG GAGTTTGATGGAGCTGTAGGTGATACAACAATTTTGGCTAATCGGTCGCATTATGTTGATTTCGCGTTGCCATACTCGGAGACCGGAATTGTATTCCTTGTACCAGTCAAGGAtgggaaagaaaaaggagaatgGGTCTTCTTAAAGCCTTTAACAAAGGAGCTATGGTTGGTCACTGCTGCTTCTTTTCTCTACATTGGAATCatggtttggatttttgaGTACCAAGCAGATGAGGAGTTCAGGGAACAGAtgataattgataaaataTCTAGTGTGTTCTACTTCTCGTTTTCGACTCTCTTTTTCGCACACA GGAGGCCATCAGAGAGCTTTTTTACAAGGGTTCTTGTTGTGGTTTGGTGCTTTGTGTTGCTAATTCTGACTCAGAGCTACACAGCAACACTGACATCGATGCTGACAGTTCAAGAGCTTCGACCAACAGTGAGACACATGGATGATTTGAGGAAGAGCGGAGTGAACATTGGATATCAAACTGGTTCGTTTACATTCGAAAGGCTGAAACAAATGCGTTTCGATGAATCGAGGTTAAAGACATATAATTCTCCTGAAGAGATGCGTGAACTTTTTCTTCACAAGAGCAGCAATGGCGGGATTGATGCTGCGTTCGATGAGGTCGCTTATATCAAGCTTTTCATGGCTAAGTATTGCTCAGAGTATTCCATCATCGAGCCTACCTTTAAGGCTGATGGCTTTGGCTTTGTAAGTGGAGCTGATTGCTTTTTATTTAGACTTTTAATGGTGGCAGCAGAAGAGAG GCATTTCCACTAG